In Papaver somniferum cultivar HN1 chromosome 1, ASM357369v1, whole genome shotgun sequence, a genomic segment contains:
- the LOC113339333 gene encoding probable disease resistance protein At5g63020, producing MKLSRTVEDAIFVLGKNCWGAYKLGKLVLRKQTVVESLLKDGDFQDVAYTCQPDPLQQIPTVQVVGMDAKFNEVMDSLVTDGNDVRLIGLYGMGGVGKTTLLQKVHNEVAERKLFDLIIFVVVSKDLDLKSIQNQIGRKLGVSWAEETKINERAIDIFELSKHKKFLLLLDDIWEGIDLETIGVSKDTFQTSGSKVVFTTRDKQVCGFMEADKRIKIKCLDEDQAWSLFQQKVKQEALSCHPDVPDVAKKVAKECCGLPLALIAIGRTMSSKTDLQQWQHALHTLHESASKFSGMADKVLAILKFSYDNLENHKLKSCFLYCSLYPEDHSVLKYELIAVWVGEGFLDNVDDYVKAQNEGHDVIRCLKDACLLETGIVLGVKMEYLVKMHDVVRDLAIWVVSDLGRNKSTSLTLQAQSTLDLHEWMKAERISLIDNRAIQILNGAPKCSNLLTLFLQSSNISVISDEFFRFMPMLKVLNMYCVKLKNLPTSMFSLSNLQSLYMPEYEEDIVLPPGSIASLTKMKILCLSESCSRWEVEGGPSLCELESLQHLIGLVITIGTGLALQRLVTSPKLQLCTKFLVIKYCPGITSLTFLPSSLGSPLSLVHMSRLSYLSLKNCDELEELRIISRDRVSLFTILEDLFFSSMPKLRIVWDVPQASFCSVNLKRVIIRGCPQLKDITWLIYAQNLRELILENLDGLEEIISNGFAAQEQLINTFSKLNYLVLRSVRNLKRVCDQNVKFFLLEKISVVGCPALKKLPFSANSMIPRTLNMIQGEKQWWESQEWEDEATKCNLAPCFREI from the exons ATGAAGCTATCAAGAACGGTCGAGGATGCTATCTTTGTTCTTGGGAAAAATTGTTGGGGTGCTTACAAACTTGGAAAATTAGTGCTCCGGAAGCAGACTGTTGTGGAGAGTTTGTTAAAAGATGGCGATTTCCAAGATGTCGCTTATACATGTCAACCGGATCCTCTTCAACAGATCCCCACCGTGCAAGTTGTGGGCATGGACGCAAAATTTAATGAGGTAATGGATTCGTTGGTTACTGATGGAAATGATGTACGACTTATAGGTTTGTATGGAATGGGAGGAGTCGGAAAGACAACTCTTTTGCAGAAGGTTCATAATGAAGTTGCCGAAAGAAAACTATTTGACTTAATAATTTTTGTTGTGGTGTCTAAAGATTTGGACTTAAAAAGTATCCAAAACCAGATTGGAAGGAAACTAGGAGTCTCATGGGCAGAAGAAACTAAAATAAATGAGAGAGCTATAGATATATTCGAGTTGTCAAAACATAAGAAATTTTTGCTGTTGTTGGATGACATTTGGGAAGGAATTGACTTAGAAACAATTGGAGTTTCAAAGGATACCTTCCAAACAAGTGGGTCTAAGGTAGTTTTCACGACAAGAGATAAGCAAGTTTGCGGGTTTATGGAAGCCGataaaagaatcaaaataaagtgTCTCGACGAGGATCAAGCTTGGAGCCTATTTCAACAGAAGGTTAAGCAAGAAGCCCTAAGTTGTCATCCAGATGTACCTGACGTTGCCAAAAAAGTTGCGAAAGAATGTTGTGGTTTACCTTTAGCCCTTATTGCTATTGGTCGAACTATGTCTAGCAAAACCGATCTCCAACAGTGGCAACACGCACTACATACTCTACACGAATCGGCATCAAAATTTAGTG GTATGGCCGATAAAGTATTAGCTATTTTGAAGTTCAGCTATGATAATCTAGAAAACCACAAGTTAAAGTCATGTTTCTTGTATTGTTCGTTATATCCAGAAGACCATTCGGTTTTAAAATACGAACTTATTGCAGTTTGGGTAGGTGAAGGTTTTTTGGATAACGTCGATGATTATGTCAAAGCTCAAAATGAAGGTCACGATGTGATTAGATGTCTTAAAGATGCGTGCTTGTTAGAAACTGGAATTGTGCTTGGGGTAAAGATGGAGTATCTGGTAAAAATGCATGATGTAGTTCGTGATTTGGCAATTTGGGTAGTTTCAGATCTTGGGAGGAATAAAAGCACGAGTCTAACCTTGCAAGCACAAAGCACACTAGATCTCCATGAATGGATGAAAGCAGAGAGGATCTCTTTGATAGACAATAGAGCAATTCAAATACTTAATGGAGCACCAAAATGCTCGAATCTCTTAACTTTGTTCCTTCAAAGTAGCAATATCTCTGTTATATCTGATGAGTTTTTCCGTTTCATGCCCATGCTCAAAGTCTTAAATATGTACTGTGTGAAACTCAAAAATCTCCCGACAAGCATGTTTTCACTATCGAATTTacaatccttgtatatgccggaatatgaagaagatatcGTTCTACCACCGGGGAGTATAGCTTCTCTTACAAAGATGAAGATCTTATGCTTATCTGAATCTTGTAGTCgctgggaagtagaaggtggaccAAGCCTCTGTGAACTAGAAAGCTTACAGCATCTGATAGGTCTTGTCATCACAATAGGAACTGGTCTTGCTCTTCAAAGGTTGGTAACTAGTCCAAAACTTCAGCTGTGCACAAAATTCTTAGTCATTAAATATTGTCCAGGCATTACATCCCTCACATTTTTACCATCGTCACTGGGGTCGCCACTTAGTCTTGTACACATGAGCCGCTTAAGCTACCTTTCTCTGAAAAACTGTGATGAATTGGAAGAGTTGAGGATTATTAGTCGGGACAGAGTTAGTTTGTTCACAATCTTGGAGGATTTATTCTTTTCTTCCATGCCAAAATTAAGGATAGTATGGGATGTACCGCAGGCATCATTCTGCTCTGTCAACCTTAAACGTGTAATCATTAGAGGTTGTCCTCAGTTGAAGGATATTACATGGCTGATCTATGCTCAGAATCTTAGAGAACTTATCTTGGAGAATTTAGATGGATTGGAGGAGATAATATCTAATGGATTTGCAGCCCAGGAGCAGTTAATAAATACGTTTTCCAAATTAAACTATTTGGTATTGCGCTCTGTAAGGAATCTAAAAAGGGTATGTGACCAAAATGTGAaattctttcttttggaaaagatTTCTGTGGTGGGATGTCCAGCATTGAAGAAGTTACCGTTTAGCGCCAATAGCATGATTCCCCGGACTTTGAACATGATACAAGGAGAGAAACAATGGTGGGAAAGCCAAGAATGGGAAGATGAAGCCACCAAATGTAATCTTGCTCCTTGTTTTCGTGAAATTTAA